The following proteins are co-located in the Polymorphospora rubra genome:
- a CDS encoding acVLRF1 family peptidyl-tRNA hydrolase has translation MTARPAAGGGRWVDVEPGRLARWVENFTARHGPPVAEPTGYGLHLSAPDGATAELHTPPGAAAAPDLAGFVAAAGASRRIGLLLARKAAVAVGVADGTRLIGSKVDTSYVQSRTAAGGWSQQRFARRRDNQAKAAAAGASDIAVRLLLPAAGTMSALVCGGDRRTVDTILDDRRLAPLLPLRAERLLDVPEPRHAVLVEAVAAARAVRVLVRDP, from the coding sequence GTGACCGCCCGCCCCGCGGCCGGCGGCGGCCGCTGGGTCGACGTCGAGCCCGGCCGGCTGGCCCGCTGGGTGGAGAACTTCACCGCCCGGCACGGTCCGCCGGTCGCCGAACCCACCGGGTACGGCCTGCACCTGAGCGCCCCGGACGGCGCCACCGCCGAACTGCACACCCCGCCGGGGGCGGCCGCCGCACCCGACCTGGCCGGATTCGTGGCCGCCGCCGGAGCGTCCCGCCGGATCGGTCTGCTGCTCGCCCGCAAGGCGGCGGTCGCGGTCGGCGTGGCCGACGGCACCCGGCTGATCGGGTCGAAGGTCGACACCAGCTACGTGCAGAGCCGCACCGCGGCCGGCGGCTGGTCGCAGCAGCGGTTCGCCCGTCGGCGCGACAACCAGGCCAAGGCGGCCGCGGCCGGGGCGAGCGACATCGCCGTACGACTGCTCCTGCCGGCGGCCGGCACGATGTCCGCGCTCGTCTGCGGTGGTGACCGCCGTACGGTCGACACGATCCTCGACGACCGGCGGCTGGCGCCGCTGCTGCCGCTGCGGGCCGAGCGGCTGCTCGACGTGCCCGAGCCCCGGCACGCGGTACTGGTCGAGGCGGTGGCCGCCGCCCGTGCGGTACGCGTCCTGGTCCGCGACCCGTGA